The window aacagtGCCCCCCTGCAGGGACAGTCAATAAAGCAGGCGAAAAGTGTGCATCAATAACTCATAAGATCCAAGGGAAATTTCAACTTAATTTGCAGTTATCAGTTGTCATACAGTAAAGAGCATGAAAATGTATACATTGGAAGAAGTTAGGGTTGTTAGACCAGAAATAATTTAAGTCCTAGTGGTTCAAATTCATTGTCAAGTCACTCCGTCCTATGATTTGGATGACAAAACGATTTCAGCCTATGGTTCTAATCGACACAAAGGCCTTTGGGTGTTTCCAATCCCAATAGAAGGCCATTTAGGGTGATTTTAAACCCAAGGAAACAGGTAAAGGGGCAAAGGAGAATGGCAGTCTGTACATCAAAACACAGTTTCTCGAACTGGCTCAGGCGTTCCTCCGAGAGTTACCGGTGGTAGCTGAGCGACCCGTCTCGTGGTCCGGTCTGTATTTAAGCCAGCAGATGAGCCACGTGACCACCACGGAGAACATGGCCAGAATGCTGGCCACGGATAAGCAAATAGGTCCCCACGGGGAGGGAGGCATGCCATGACTGTGCACAAAGATCAGGCCCATGAAGAGCAACACCAGCATGGAGAGGAAGGAGAAGATCACACACACGCAGCCGGTGGTTAAAGCCACTCTTTTGCAGCTCTGACAGCTGTCGTAGCGCACCGAGTCTTGGGAGATGGTGGTGGCCGTGGACACGGTAGTGGATGGGGTCGCCTGGCTCTGGCTGGCGCTGGACGCCCCCGACGCCCCCAACGCCCCCGACGCCTCCTCCCGGCGGAGGGCGATGAGAGCCGGATGAAGCGGGGGAGGGTACGGCGGCAAAGCATCCTGGGGCAGGGGGTCGGAGTCGATGTAGAGAGGGAAATCCTCCGTCACCTTGGTGTTGTTGGGCAGGTTCTGGATCCGGTAGTCCGGCACCGGCGTCCGATGGCGGCACACGGGGCAGCTGATGCGCCATGGCCGCTCCTCCCGGAGATGGAGCGTGTTGAGGCACTCCTCGCAGAACGTGTGCAGGCACTCCAAGATCTTGGGCGCCCGTCGGCCAAGGTCGAAGTAATTGTAGCAAATTTTGCATTCGTACTCCTCGTAGGGGAAGGCGGACGGAGGCGGCAGGGGGGGTTCCGCTCCGTTTGATGTGAAATCTACCACTGCCATGTCATCTTTCGCCATTCACATTCTCTGTTGAACACAAAGGGAGCAGGCGGACAGATGCTGACGTCTATCCTCCTCTCCCCCTCCTCTCCGTTGGGCTCAGGGAAACGCCATCATCCCCGCAGATTCGATCGGCGTCTGCTTTCTCTATCCTTGATGCAGAGCGTTTAGTTTAGGGCGTCGGCTGATCCGACCTAGATGCTCGCTCGGGGTGCCGCTTAAATATTCCAATGCCCTCATTTCGTCTTCGCAGCGGGTGGGAACGGATGATGTAATGGTGCTCTGCGTGACTGACTAAACACGGCTCATCCACGCACCGTGGTGGGGGCGGCCGTATGTGTCGCCGTTAAGTCCAGCAAAAGACACGGTGATCTTGACCGATGGTGACTGTGCACGAATCGGCTGCCcggaaggaggaaaaaaaaagaaaaagaaaaaacacctcTTGCACTGGCTTTACGACTTCAACTTTACACCAAAGCACTGTAATCGTGACtaagaatatataaatacatacatacagatacTTAACAAAACCATAAATATATTCATTACATTTCCAAATCTTTTAtcctcacgggggtgctggagcatatcctagctaactatgggcaccaggctggggacaccctgaattattggccagccaatcgcagggcacaagtagacggagaacctttcacgctcacactcatgccaaGGGGACAATtcagagcacatgtgtcaaagtggcggtccgggggccaaatctggcgcgccgcatcattttgtgtggcccgggaaagtaaatcatgagtgccgactttctgttttaggatcaaattaaaatgaagagtatagatgtatattaaattcctgattttcccccttttacatcaataattgtaatttttaatcattttttctgtgtttttagttcaaaaatcattttgtaaaatctaaaaatatatttaaaaaaaagctaaaataaacattcttttagatctataaaaactgaatattcagggattttaatccagttcttttaatccatttattataaaaaatgtatatctaaaatggtccagcccacatgaaatcgagttgacgttaacgcggcccgcgaaccaacccgagtctgacaccgctgatttagagtgttcaactagcctatcacgtatgcttttggaatgtgggaggaaaccggactacccggaaaaaacccacacaagcctgcggagaacatgcaaacaccacacactgAGGACCCACCTGTAATCGAGGATCTTTGGACACCACTGCTATAAAAAAATTGCCCACCACTCACTAACAGGCAATCATAGCCAAGtgtttaaatttcattcattgattcattttctgaaccacttatcctcataagggtctcTGGGGGTACtaagggcaccaggcaggggacattctgaatcggtggccagtcagtcgcagtgtttaaatttaaaaagtcaatattCAAAATTGATCCAGTCAAACATGTTCATGAAAATCAGTCTGTTTGCAGAGGGAAGAAATATAAAGCAATGGAAATAGCTTGAAAACGTTATTACATCAGCTGAAATGATGTTGCACTATTGCTCCAATATTATCAGAGTCTTACAAAAAAAGCGAAATaaggtattttttaaacaatcacaAATGTTTACTAAAAGTGTGATCAACTTTTAGACCCATTGGAGTCTACCGGTTGTTCCCTTGTCTGCAGAGCACCGCCCACTCGCGTGCACCTGTGACTTAGATCAGCTGCAACCGTGCGCTTAGCCACGCTTGCTCAAATCAGGTGTACTGGTTTCTTTGCAAAACAACTCCAACGAGCGCACAAAGCCTTTTCAACCGCCAAGCTGGAGGCCCTGGCGTATCTGCAAGACTCGGAGCTTGTGGCGGCCTTTCAGAGAGGATGCGGACTTTACTTGATCGCACCGAAACGTCGCAGTCCAAGGACGGTGCACGCTCAAGCCCCCGGCCAAATGAGCCATTCCTGTGCTTTACATAAGACAACATGGGACTGTCAGGACAACAATTCCAACTATCAATGCAAGGAAGAAGTGTGTACTGTAAGTcttaaaaggttttttttttgggggggggacatTTAATCTAGGTAGCATTtatataattaatttaaaaataaaaaagacgatGAAAGAGTTCAGTAGAAATGTGATTCAAACTGACTGGCTTTTCTAGTTTGTCTTGCTTTCTCTGTTTAAAGCAAGCCTAATCAGACTGCCTGCCTGttgtttgctatttttttttttttaatttatttttttacatttgtaaaaatgtaGTCTCAAACTgattaaattacaattttcttaaccagctctttaaaaaatacataaaatttgacttcttttttttttatcacagaCTAGTTCTTTGAGTGACAACTActagataatatatatataaacaagcATTCTTTCCTGTTCCCTTTATGATAGGGCTGCAGCAAACCTGAGTATGAAGTGAGGAAcctgctgctgcatttccttttTCTGTTGTCTGCTAGTCTTGGGCATGAAGTTTTTTATATCACCTGCCTGCCTTGTATACACTGGAACTTGGACCCCTTCCTCTGTCGACGCCTCGTTAACATGTGGACTGTGagtcaaaatatatatactatactgaGAGAAGTGTGTCTGTTTACCGTAATTAAATACATAAATCATTCATATTAGCAAGGGTCATTGTGTATCAAGTGTGTTCTCATTTGAACTATGCATAAGTATGCTGCTAAAATTCTCGCCTCTTCTTTCGGGTGCTCAAGGTGTATGTTGTTTAGTTTTACTTGAAGATACTTTATGCATAACGGAAGATCCTTCTCCTAAGCAAGTCTGTTGTCATTAATTGTATCATCATGCCCTCTGCTCATTTCTTGATGACCTGACACAGAGGATATCTGTACACAATTAAATTATGTGGGTAAGATTTCATTGGCTGCAGAGCACTGGTCTCACAGTTCCAGTATATATATTCCACAGTGATTAGATCACATGTctaaaagtggcggcccgggggccaaatctggttcaccgcgcatcattttgtgtggcccgggaaagtaaatcatgagtgccaactttctgttttaggatcaaattaaaatgaagagtatagatgtatattaaatttactgattttcccccttttaaatcaataattgtaattttttaatcgatttttttctgtgtttttagttcaaaaatcattttgtagaatctaaaaatatatttaaaaaagctaaaataaacattgttttagctctataaaaaaactgaatattcagggcttttaatccagttcttttaatccatttattaaaaaaaatctaaatattatatctaaaatggtccggcccacgtgaaatcaagttgacgttaaagcggcccgccaaccaacccgagtctgacactcttggaTTAGATTGAAAGGGAAAACTTGCACTGCAGCCTGGGTTTGAAAAATATCTTTTGTTCCAGCAGTTCTGGAGTATTTTGGACACATCACGTGTGTCTGTGCAGTTGTGGACATATCAGTCTGACCACCTAAGAGTACCCTTGTACCAGCCTTCAATTGGATGTCCCATCTTACACAAAGCATCCTCTCTTCCCTCTGGAGTCTCATCTCCCCCTCTTCACCTTTCAACCTCCTTTCATCCTTGTACTCCCTCCAACGACCTGTCTATGACACCATGCTTGTTCATATATCCCCGGGCGATGGTCCACTGGGGCCAGACTGCTCAGGCCCTTGACTAAGAGGGCATACATGAGAGCATCAGAAAGAAAGACTTTACCtggttagatttttttcccatttttgaaGATGTCACAAGATGAGAACACATTGAATCATaatgtttttagaaaaaaaagattacacaTTTTGGGGAGAGAAACCAGAATGTATGTGTTTTTCTGCCCTTTGTGTCACTTCCTCAAGCGCTCAGTGGGTGCCCTATGCCTGAACCCCTTGCGTAGCCCCCTAAGGGCAGCAGACAGCATTCTTATTGCCACCCTGGCTACACCAGGCCCCTGTGTGAACTCTTTtcctacacacacacgtaccCTCGCTTCATCTTTAGGCT of the Stigmatopora argus isolate UIUO_Sarg chromosome 10, RoL_Sarg_1.0, whole genome shotgun sequence genome contains:
- the rnf228 gene encoding RING finger protein 228 encodes the protein MAKDDMAVVDFTSNGAEPPLPPPSAFPYEEYECKICYNYFDLGRRAPKILECLHTFCEECLNTLHLREERPWRISCPVCRHRTPVPDYRIQNLPNNTKVTEDFPLYIDSDPLPQDALPPYPPPLHPALIALRREEASGALGASGASSASQSQATPSTTVSTATTISQDSVRYDSCQSCKRVALTTGCVCVIFSFLSMLVLLFMGLIFVHSHGMPPSPWGPICLSVASILAMFSVVVTWLICWLKYRPDHETGRSATTGNSRRNA